In the genome of Marispirochaeta sp., one region contains:
- a CDS encoding AraC family transcriptional regulator, whose translation MTRGFSLHWHELVEIVYVLGGEMHIALEGQDYTAHKGDIIIINSGLVHGYSSTGPGSDNSFFIIQFGLELFDQAHIDLRNRVFQRLVLGKLSFSRNSEGNEIHHRLADSIFTMNQEFCERKEGFHLAIKARLYDMALTLLRDVPARQVSDSELIRRKMRNQVLDKIFSFIHENFNHDIRLEEAAEAVHLSKFYFSRFFKSQTGQTFHSYLSRVRISHAEELLADTDIPVTELAYQSGFASIKTFNRQFRTITGTSPSRYRAGER comes from the coding sequence ATGACCAGAGGTTTTTCCCTTCACTGGCATGAGCTGGTGGAGATTGTCTATGTCTTGGGCGGTGAAATGCATATAGCCCTTGAGGGGCAGGATTACACCGCACATAAAGGGGACATAATCATTATTAACTCGGGGCTGGTTCATGGGTACTCGAGTACCGGTCCGGGATCAGATAATTCTTTTTTTATTATCCAGTTCGGTCTTGAACTCTTTGATCAGGCCCATATTGATTTGCGAAACAGGGTTTTTCAGCGTCTTGTTTTAGGAAAACTGTCGTTCTCACGCAACAGCGAGGGGAATGAGATCCACCACCGTTTAGCAGATTCCATCTTTACCATGAACCAGGAGTTTTGCGAGAGAAAGGAGGGCTTCCACCTGGCAATAAAAGCCCGCCTGTACGATATGGCCCTGACCCTGCTGCGGGATGTTCCTGCCAGACAGGTCTCGGATAGTGAGCTGATTCGACGGAAAATGCGTAACCAGGTCCTGGATAAAATATTCAGCTTTATTCACGAGAACTTTAATCATGACATACGACTGGAAGAGGCTGCCGAGGCCGTACATTTGAGCAAGTTCTACTTTTCCCGATTCTTTAAAAGTCAGACCGGCCAGACCTTCCACTCATATTTGTCCCGGGTTCGCATCAGCCACGCCGAAGAGCTCCTTGCGGATACAGATATTCCTGTAACCGAGCTTGCGTATCAGAGCGGTTTTGCCAGCATCAAAACCTTTAACCGGCAGTTCCGGACAATTACAGGCACGTCCCCGTCACGGTATCGGGCGGGGGAAAGATAA